One window of Saccharopolyspora phatthalungensis genomic DNA carries:
- a CDS encoding ATP-binding protein: MSETQYEFHDAQGSPINAGSGDQHINPVYISIHESVRQQAKGPRLTAKDDLHWLNLRFVPPLNLGAARNQLRDNRTVLLVGPPGIGRRTAAKMLLNELMDDHTPYAVLADEADALYERLATATVHARHRLILDLTASTEEVFRARLRELLTFRVAVQTNDAYLVVVVPEARLHQIDSELNQHIVRIGRPRGELVLRRHLEAAEIYLADRDLIATDLSAHLAGPISEIADLARDVISERDRDPEGQPVSWLSRAVSAVADRSKEVADLLKTQSHGRVRTVLLSAAMCHGASSDAVFFASHRLVEMLRLTDPNPRLEQDGYRTQLDELRIDVANNRVDFNKNKYGEALRKYFWDNYPDLRSSFCEWVDATIRMDLLTHRDRTNLVDRFVSEALRTGSPRHVTWLIERWVFPGAHGSNRLRDYGVRALLAGLQHEHHGRWFRQLVYEWSRRSELPADVGQLLVDACTEVIAPNFPSQAVVRLHNRARREDGTGAPTARQALVRLAWGDPMLLRLLLARLDEGLQRQEPWQADFFLFLDIADPSRFADYRVSRPLAAEPVVRSQLVTCWRAAMFARPDLIPPRLHDWLAAAGQTASYDLLLGILVEAASPSITLLASLHVFARDWSHAAQGRPEVAVRLSQLIDLAQGLQATDYVFDHAPEEALR, from the coding sequence ATGAGCGAGACACAATACGAGTTCCACGACGCGCAAGGCAGTCCGATCAATGCCGGATCAGGCGATCAGCACATCAATCCCGTGTACATCAGCATCCACGAGAGCGTGCGGCAGCAGGCCAAAGGGCCTCGCCTGACCGCCAAAGACGATCTTCACTGGCTGAACCTGCGGTTCGTCCCGCCACTGAACCTCGGTGCCGCGCGGAACCAGCTCCGGGACAACCGCACCGTGCTGCTCGTTGGGCCGCCGGGAATTGGTCGGCGCACTGCGGCGAAGATGCTCCTGAACGAGCTGATGGACGATCACACGCCCTACGCCGTGTTGGCCGACGAGGCAGACGCTCTGTATGAACGGCTGGCGACGGCCACCGTTCATGCCCGTCATCGGCTCATTCTGGACCTCACGGCGAGCACCGAAGAGGTATTTCGTGCCCGGCTTCGGGAGTTGCTGACATTCCGCGTGGCGGTCCAGACGAACGACGCGTATTTGGTGGTAGTGGTACCGGAAGCCCGCTTACACCAGATCGACTCGGAGCTGAACCAGCACATCGTCAGGATAGGCCGGCCACGCGGTGAGCTCGTGCTGCGACGACACCTCGAAGCAGCCGAGATCTACCTGGCAGACAGGGACCTGATCGCGACGGACCTCAGCGCGCACCTGGCCGGACCGATCAGCGAAATCGCCGATCTTGCGCGAGATGTGATTTCGGAACGCGACAGGGACCCGGAAGGCCAACCGGTTTCCTGGCTCAGCAGGGCCGTTTCCGCAGTTGCCGATCGCAGCAAGGAGGTGGCAGACCTGCTGAAGACGCAATCACACGGGCGCGTGAGGACGGTGCTGCTGTCGGCGGCCATGTGCCACGGCGCATCCAGCGACGCGGTGTTCTTCGCCTCGCATCGGCTGGTGGAGATGCTGAGACTCACCGACCCAAACCCCCGGCTAGAGCAGGACGGCTACCGCACCCAACTCGACGAACTGCGCATCGACGTCGCGAACAACCGAGTTGACTTCAACAAGAACAAGTACGGCGAGGCGCTGCGCAAGTACTTCTGGGACAACTACCCGGATCTGCGCAGTTCGTTCTGCGAATGGGTCGACGCGACAATCCGCATGGACCTGCTCACCCACCGGGACCGGACGAACCTGGTGGACCGCTTCGTGTCGGAGGCATTGCGCACGGGGTCGCCGAGACACGTGACCTGGCTGATCGAGCGCTGGGTCTTCCCAGGGGCGCACGGATCGAACCGGCTCCGGGACTACGGCGTTCGCGCGCTGCTGGCCGGACTCCAGCATGAACACCACGGTCGATGGTTCCGGCAGCTGGTGTACGAGTGGTCGCGACGCAGTGAACTGCCCGCGGATGTGGGACAACTCCTAGTGGACGCCTGCACCGAAGTGATCGCGCCCAATTTCCCGTCCCAGGCCGTTGTGCGCCTGCATAACCGGGCCCGTCGCGAGGACGGCACGGGCGCCCCGACAGCTCGACAGGCACTCGTGCGACTGGCCTGGGGAGATCCGATGCTCCTGCGCCTGCTGCTCGCCCGTCTCGACGAAGGGCTCCAGCGGCAGGAACCCTGGCAAGCCGACTTCTTCCTGTTCCTGGACATCGCCGATCCATCGCGGTTCGCTGATTACCGCGTGTCGCGGCCGCTCGCCGCGGAACCCGTGGTGCGTTCGCAATTGGTCACCTGCTGGCGTGCGGCGATGTTCGCCCGCCCCGACCTCATCCCGCCCAGATTGCATGACTGGCTGGCGGCAGCCGGGCAAACCGCGTCCTACGACCTGTTGCTCGGCATACTCGTGGAGGCCGCAAGCCCGTCGATCACGCTGCTCGCTTCGTTGCACGTTTTCGCGCGCGATTGGAGCCACGCCGCCCAGGGGCGTCCCGAAGTGGCGGTGCGGCTCTCCCAACTGATCGACCTGGCACAGGGCCTGCAGGCCACGGACTACGTGTTCGACCACGCTCCTGAGGAGGCTCTTCGATGA
- a CDS encoding toll/interleukin-1 receptor domain-containing protein: protein MSTAVPEIFINYRSGDCKDTAVAVEQNLSARFGSHRVFRAAKSIRPGENYRSGLASASSGARVLLALIGPNWLDARDRNGNRALDDKDDWVRKEILNALASGARIIPILCGRKMDRLPVGKLPPELAPLADLQSLTYDAGSAEADLDRIAAHLVTLVPGLVDRTTPDAPAEAGVANTVSGPVGGNSVQLRDMTGGSITTINGQTGPVSAGQGDQHIFYGDGTNYIAGKNSGGIHQTFGAERDRNEQR from the coding sequence GTGAGTACTGCTGTGCCCGAAATCTTCATCAACTACCGGAGCGGAGACTGCAAGGACACCGCCGTCGCGGTCGAGCAGAACCTGTCCGCGCGGTTCGGTAGCCACCGGGTCTTCCGCGCTGCCAAGTCGATCCGGCCGGGCGAGAACTACCGCAGCGGCCTGGCTTCGGCTTCCTCCGGTGCCCGCGTGCTACTGGCGCTGATCGGTCCGAACTGGCTCGACGCGCGCGACCGGAACGGCAACCGTGCGCTGGACGACAAGGACGATTGGGTTCGCAAGGAGATCTTGAACGCCTTGGCGAGCGGAGCGCGAATCATTCCGATCCTCTGTGGACGGAAGATGGACCGGCTGCCGGTCGGTAAACTGCCCCCCGAACTGGCACCGCTGGCCGACCTGCAATCCCTGACCTACGACGCCGGCAGCGCCGAGGCCGACCTGGATCGGATCGCCGCCCATCTCGTCACTCTCGTGCCGGGCCTCGTCGACCGGACCACACCAGACGCCCCGGCGGAGGCAGGCGTGGCGAACACGGTTTCCGGCCCAGTCGGGGGCAACTCGGTCCAACTCCGCGACATGACCGGCGGATCCATCACCACCATCAACGGGCAAACCGGGCCGGTAAGCGCGGGTCAGGGAGACCAGCACATCTTCTACGGCGACGGGACCAACTACATCGCGGGCAAGAATTCCGGTGGGATCCACCAAACCTTCGGCGCGGAGCGGGATAGGAACGAGCAGCGATGA
- a CDS encoding helix-turn-helix domain-containing protein, with the protein MTEQPTLFGAELRRLRIAAGLSLTRMAALVHYSKGHLSKIETGSKRPTPDFARRCDAILDAGGKLARMAPAQPSEAPLPEEARDGEVWLMSLGSDGKSWFQPMDRRQALAAGAASVLAFGMGTGHAAAEDGTIPVLRAMFDQFRQLGQTASPSVVLPALIAQTHTLRELAARSRPRLRAEILALNSRYAEFAGWMAQESGNDRAALWWTDRAVELAEAGEDRTLAAYSLVRRALVTLYREDARETIDLAHQAQRTGASTRIRGLAAQREAQGHALAGDYNACMRSLERARDLLGAAQPEAGPVLGTANLPDPVAMVAGWCLHDLGRARDATAILDREIQRVPPHALRSQARYGVRRALAHAAAGEIDHACTLLGQVLGVVDTVSSATIATDLRRLARVLSRYHTASSVRALQPRLVASLHNLTV; encoded by the coding sequence GTGACTGAACAGCCCACACTGTTCGGGGCAGAGCTTCGAAGACTGCGCATCGCCGCCGGTTTGTCCCTTACTCGCATGGCCGCGCTCGTGCATTACAGCAAGGGCCACCTCAGCAAGATCGAGACCGGGAGCAAGCGTCCAACACCGGATTTCGCGCGGCGCTGCGACGCAATCCTCGACGCCGGCGGAAAGCTGGCGAGGATGGCCCCCGCGCAGCCCTCCGAAGCTCCGCTGCCCGAAGAAGCGCGCGACGGTGAGGTGTGGTTAATGAGTCTCGGATCAGACGGGAAAAGCTGGTTCCAGCCGATGGATCGGCGCCAGGCGCTGGCGGCGGGAGCAGCTTCGGTGCTGGCCTTCGGGATGGGCACCGGTCACGCGGCGGCGGAGGACGGCACGATCCCGGTGTTGCGCGCCATGTTCGACCAGTTCCGCCAGCTGGGGCAAACGGCGAGCCCGTCGGTGGTGCTGCCCGCGCTCATCGCGCAAACGCACACCCTCCGCGAACTCGCCGCGCGGTCCCGCCCCCGGTTGCGGGCCGAAATCCTCGCGTTGAACTCGCGGTATGCCGAATTCGCCGGGTGGATGGCGCAGGAATCGGGAAACGACCGAGCCGCGCTGTGGTGGACCGACCGTGCGGTGGAACTGGCCGAAGCCGGCGAAGATCGCACGCTGGCCGCATACTCCCTGGTCCGCCGCGCGCTGGTCACGTTATACCGGGAAGACGCCAGGGAGACGATCGACCTCGCCCACCAGGCCCAGCGAACCGGGGCGTCCACTCGGATCCGCGGCCTGGCGGCGCAGCGCGAGGCGCAAGGCCACGCGCTGGCCGGTGATTACAACGCCTGCATGCGGAGCCTTGAGCGGGCCCGGGACCTGCTCGGCGCGGCACAACCGGAGGCTGGGCCGGTACTTGGCACCGCGAACCTGCCCGATCCCGTCGCGATGGTCGCCGGGTGGTGCCTGCACGATCTGGGACGGGCGCGGGACGCCACGGCGATTCTGGACCGGGAAATCCAGCGCGTGCCGCCGCACGCGCTCCGATCTCAAGCCCGCTACGGCGTTCGTCGCGCGCTCGCGCACGCCGCAGCGGGCGAGATCGATCACGCTTGCACCCTGCTCGGGCAAGTCCTCGGAGTGGTCGACACCGTCAGCTCCGCCACGATCGCGACGGATCTCCGGCGTCTCGCTCGCGTGCTCTCGCGGTACCACACCGCGTCCTCGGTGCGTGCCCTCCAGCCCAGGCTGGTGGCTTCGCTGCACAACCTGACCGTCTAA
- a CDS encoding sugar-binding transcriptional regulator: MSNQGQRSRLTGTITAALIAHRFYIQGRSKLEIAKEFGISRFKVARILTAAHDTGLVRIEFDLPVPVDLSLSDEVRTAYGLRRALVLNRAETRADRSELRRRIGALAADLLSEIATPDDVIGLAWARSVNAMTESIRSLPKCPIVQLCGVQAGMDMRDRSVETVGRVAAVAGGDAYPIYGPLVLPDRRTNDILRKQPGIAETFEQFQHLTKAVVSIGAWLPGESTVYDALPPSERDSIGQRGVAAEIAARLFDADGNVLSTGLAQHVLAIPHAQLRRVPEIIALGYTMPKARAVDAVLRSGIVTTLITDANVADTLLHLAAHNPPK, encoded by the coding sequence ATGAGCAATCAAGGGCAGCGGTCCCGCCTGACCGGAACCATCACCGCGGCACTGATCGCACACCGGTTCTACATCCAGGGACGTTCCAAGCTGGAGATCGCGAAGGAGTTCGGGATCAGCCGGTTCAAGGTGGCGCGAATCCTCACCGCGGCGCACGACACCGGCCTGGTCAGAATCGAATTCGACCTGCCGGTGCCGGTGGATCTCTCGCTGTCCGATGAGGTACGCACCGCCTACGGGCTGCGCCGCGCGCTGGTGCTCAACAGAGCGGAGACCAGGGCGGATCGGTCTGAGCTGCGCAGACGGATCGGCGCCCTGGCGGCGGACCTGCTGTCCGAGATCGCCACGCCGGACGACGTCATCGGCCTGGCCTGGGCGCGTTCGGTAAACGCTATGACCGAGTCCATCCGATCGCTCCCGAAGTGCCCGATCGTGCAGTTATGCGGTGTACAAGCGGGCATGGATATGCGCGACCGATCGGTGGAGACGGTGGGCCGGGTAGCCGCGGTCGCCGGCGGCGACGCCTATCCGATCTACGGGCCGCTCGTGTTACCTGATCGTCGCACGAACGACATCTTGCGCAAGCAGCCCGGGATCGCGGAGACCTTCGAGCAGTTCCAGCACCTGACCAAAGCGGTGGTGAGCATCGGCGCCTGGTTACCGGGCGAGTCGACGGTCTACGACGCCCTGCCGCCGAGCGAACGGGACTCGATCGGCCAACGGGGAGTCGCGGCGGAGATCGCGGCCCGCCTGTTCGACGCGGACGGCAACGTCCTGTCGACGGGCCTGGCGCAACACGTCCTGGCGATCCCCCACGCCCAGTTGCGCCGAGTGCCGGAAATAATCGCCCTGGGCTACACGATGCCCAAAGCACGAGCGGTCGACGCGGTCCTGCGCTCCGGCATCGTCACCACGCTGATCACGGATGCCAACGTCGCCGACACCCTCCTGCACCTCGCCGCCCACAACCCGCCCAAGTGA
- a CDS encoding zinc-dependent alcohol dehydrogenase family protein translates to MRAAIIDQPGSIRVGDVPDPKPGEGQLVIKVGACGICGTDLHIADGHFPPTPYPIVPGHEFAGEVVEIGAEVPGDWKIGDRVAVDPSLFCGYCTPCRSGHGNLCVNWNATGDTVDGAFAEYVAVPAATCYRMPDTMTWQEGALVEPVSCAVHGVRQIGVEAGERFLIVGAGTMGLLMQQLLQRAGAHVTVVDRNEARLDRATKLGAVAVSTDAAELGERFDAAVDCTGAAPAIEAAFDSLRRGGRLLVFGVAPAEARISLSPFRIYNDEITIVGSMAVLHSYGAALNLVASGAIDTSALLTDTLPLEDFPKALDLMRSGAGLKVQVLPGGVDA, encoded by the coding sequence ATGCGCGCCGCGATCATCGATCAGCCTGGTTCGATCAGGGTGGGCGACGTGCCGGATCCGAAACCGGGCGAAGGCCAACTGGTGATCAAGGTCGGTGCTTGCGGCATCTGCGGCACCGACCTGCACATCGCCGACGGCCATTTCCCGCCGACGCCGTATCCGATCGTGCCTGGCCACGAGTTCGCCGGCGAGGTCGTTGAGATCGGCGCGGAGGTACCGGGGGACTGGAAGATCGGTGACCGGGTCGCGGTGGATCCGTCGTTGTTCTGCGGCTACTGCACGCCCTGCCGATCGGGTCACGGCAACCTGTGCGTGAACTGGAACGCCACCGGCGACACTGTGGACGGCGCGTTCGCCGAGTACGTCGCCGTACCGGCGGCCACCTGCTACCGGATGCCTGACACGATGACCTGGCAGGAAGGCGCGCTGGTCGAGCCCGTGTCGTGCGCGGTGCACGGCGTCCGGCAGATCGGCGTCGAAGCGGGCGAGCGGTTCCTCATTGTGGGCGCGGGAACAATGGGGCTGCTGATGCAGCAGTTGCTCCAGCGAGCGGGCGCGCACGTCACGGTGGTCGACCGCAACGAGGCGCGGCTGGATCGGGCGACCAAGCTTGGCGCGGTGGCGGTGTCCACTGATGCCGCCGAACTCGGCGAGCGGTTCGACGCCGCGGTCGACTGCACCGGTGCCGCCCCCGCCATCGAGGCGGCCTTCGACTCGCTGCGCCGCGGCGGCCGGTTGCTGGTGTTCGGCGTCGCCCCGGCCGAGGCCCGGATTTCGCTGTCGCCGTTCCGGATCTACAACGACGAGATCACCATCGTCGGCTCGATGGCCGTGTTGCACAGCTACGGCGCGGCGCTGAATCTGGTGGCTTCCGGTGCGATCGACACTTCGGCGCTGCTCACCGACACGTTGCCGCTGGAGGACTTCCCGAAGGCACTGGATCTCATGCGCAGTGGTGCCGGGCTGAAGGTTCAGGTGCTACCGGGAGGCGTTGATGCGTAA
- a CDS encoding ABC transporter substrate-binding protein, translating into MRKLWKLAVLAVAALMLTGCAGAGSLGSGGRTLVIAIVSNPQMEDAIALSNQFERDNPGIKLKFVQLPENQARAKITASTATEGGEFDVVMISNYETPQWAANGWLENLQPYIDKSPGYDQADFIPSIRDSLSYQGSMYAVPFYGESSFLAYRKDLFQQAGLTMPEHPTWQQIADFAARLDNRAAGMSGICLRGKPGWGESLAPFNTVANTFGARWFDEKWNPQLTSPEFRAAAEFYVNLVRQHGEVGASSAGFSECGTRYAQGQAAMWYDATVMAGTNEDPESSKIVGNSGYVAAPVERTPSSGWLYTWSLAMPKVAKDKDAAWRFMRWMTDKEFVRNVGQTFGWNAVPPGCRLSTYQIPEYQQAAKAYAAPTLDGIDQAQQRNNMLRPVPYPGIQFVGIPEFQDLGTRVSQQLSAAIAGQITVDQALQQSQEYAESVGAAYRETR; encoded by the coding sequence ATGCGTAAGCTTTGGAAACTGGCGGTGCTCGCGGTAGCGGCGCTCATGCTCACCGGCTGCGCGGGCGCCGGGTCGCTCGGCTCGGGTGGGCGCACGCTGGTCATCGCGATCGTGTCGAACCCGCAGATGGAGGACGCGATCGCGCTGTCGAACCAGTTCGAGCGGGATAACCCCGGCATCAAGCTGAAGTTCGTGCAGCTGCCCGAGAACCAGGCCCGCGCCAAGATCACCGCTTCGACCGCCACCGAGGGCGGCGAGTTCGACGTGGTGATGATCAGCAACTACGAAACCCCGCAGTGGGCGGCAAACGGCTGGCTGGAGAACCTGCAGCCGTACATCGACAAGAGCCCGGGCTACGACCAGGCCGACTTCATCCCGAGCATCCGGGACTCGCTGTCCTACCAGGGATCGATGTACGCGGTTCCGTTCTACGGCGAGTCGTCCTTCCTGGCCTACCGCAAGGACCTGTTCCAGCAGGCCGGCCTGACCATGCCGGAACACCCGACCTGGCAGCAGATCGCGGACTTCGCCGCACGCCTCGACAACCGTGCGGCCGGCATGTCCGGCATCTGCCTGCGCGGCAAGCCGGGCTGGGGCGAGAGCCTGGCGCCGTTCAACACGGTCGCCAACACCTTCGGCGCCCGCTGGTTCGACGAGAAGTGGAACCCGCAGCTGACCTCGCCGGAGTTCCGGGCCGCCGCGGAGTTCTACGTCAACCTGGTGCGCCAGCACGGCGAGGTCGGCGCGTCCAGCGCGGGCTTCTCCGAATGCGGTACGCGCTACGCCCAGGGCCAGGCGGCGATGTGGTACGACGCCACGGTCATGGCCGGGACCAATGAGGACCCGGAGAGCAGCAAGATCGTCGGCAACTCCGGCTACGTCGCGGCCCCGGTCGAGCGCACCCCCAGCAGCGGCTGGCTCTACACTTGGTCGCTGGCCATGCCGAAGGTCGCCAAGGACAAGGACGCCGCCTGGCGGTTCATGCGCTGGATGACCGACAAGGAGTTCGTGCGCAACGTCGGGCAGACCTTCGGCTGGAACGCGGTACCGCCCGGATGCCGGCTGTCGACGTACCAGATCCCGGAATACCAGCAGGCCGCGAAGGCATACGCAGCGCCCACGTTGGACGGTATTGACCAAGCTCAGCAGCGCAACAATATGCTGCGGCCGGTGCCCTACCCGGGAATCCAGTTCGTCGGCATCCCCGAATTCCAGGACCTCGGCACGCGGGTGAGCCAGCAGCTCTCCGCCGCCATCGCGGGGCAGATCACCGTTGATCAGGCACTCCAGCAGTCGCAGGAGTACGCCGAATCGGTTGGCGCGGCATACCGGGAGACCCGATGA
- a CDS encoding carbohydrate ABC transporter permease — protein MTRPAPLGDRVRKPEGKWSGTAWLRRAPLLPALLFTIVVTQIPFLLTVFYSFQSWNLVRPGSRHFVGLRNYLDVFADSQFRGAMLNTVLLTVVCVLVAMLLGLGLALLLDRKFLGRGVVRTLLITPFLILPAAGALLWKTTMFDPTYGLLNFVLGADTDWLSEYPLASVMAQIVWQWTPFMMLLILAGLQAQSKEVLEAAAVDGAGRWRTFASITLPQLGRYLQLAILLGAIYIVNSFDAIFLMTQGGPGTASTNLPYYIYQRAFEGFDVGQSAAMGVIVVILTLIVATFALRLMFRTFGLSEVR, from the coding sequence ATGACGAGACCCGCGCCGCTGGGCGATCGGGTGCGCAAGCCGGAGGGCAAGTGGTCCGGCACGGCATGGCTGCGCCGGGCGCCGCTGCTGCCCGCGCTGCTGTTCACCATCGTGGTCACGCAGATCCCGTTCCTGCTGACCGTGTTCTACTCGTTCCAGTCCTGGAACCTGGTGCGTCCCGGCTCGCGTCACTTCGTCGGGCTGCGCAACTACCTGGATGTCTTCGCCGACAGCCAGTTCCGTGGCGCGATGCTCAACACCGTGCTGCTGACCGTGGTGTGCGTGCTCGTGGCGATGCTGCTCGGACTCGGCCTGGCGCTGTTGCTGGACCGGAAGTTCCTCGGCCGCGGCGTGGTCCGCACACTGCTCATCACGCCGTTCCTGATCCTGCCGGCGGCCGGCGCGTTGCTGTGGAAGACGACGATGTTCGACCCGACCTACGGCCTGCTGAACTTCGTCCTCGGCGCCGACACCGACTGGTTGTCGGAGTACCCGCTGGCCTCGGTCATGGCGCAGATCGTCTGGCAGTGGACGCCGTTCATGATGCTGCTCATCCTCGCGGGCCTGCAGGCGCAGTCCAAGGAAGTGCTGGAAGCCGCCGCGGTCGACGGCGCGGGCCGGTGGCGCACCTTCGCCTCGATCACCCTGCCGCAGCTGGGCCGGTACCTGCAGTTGGCGATCCTGCTGGGCGCGATCTACATCGTCAACAGCTTCGACGCCATTTTCCTGATGACGCAGGGCGGCCCGGGCACCGCCAGCACCAACCTGCCCTACTACATCTATCAGCGGGCCTTCGAGGGCTTTGACGTCGGCCAGTCCGCGGCGATGGGCGTCATCGTCGTCATCCTGACCCTGATCGTGGCGACCTTCGCGCTGCGGCTGATGTTCCGGACCTTCGGCTTGAGTGAGGTGCGATGA
- a CDS encoding carbohydrate ABC transporter permease, whose product MMRTANPAGRWALTAFTWVVAILFVFPLLWMVITAFKQEADAYTDPPRLVFTPTLDQFAGVLERGFLPYLGNSAFVTVVSTLLVLLMAVPAAYALSIAAVPGTRDALGFFLSTKMLPIVAAIIPLYVISQNLKLLDNVWALVILYTAMNLPLAIWMMRSFFLEVPKEMVEAGRVDGAPLPTLLFKVILPVVAPGIAATALICVIFSWTEFFYAVNLTAAQAGTVPVFLVGFITSEGLYWAQLSAAALLASLPVMIIGWIAQNHLVRGLSMGAVK is encoded by the coding sequence ATGATGCGTACCGCAAATCCGGCCGGGCGGTGGGCGCTGACGGCGTTCACCTGGGTGGTCGCGATCCTGTTCGTCTTCCCGCTGCTGTGGATGGTGATCACGGCGTTCAAGCAGGAGGCCGATGCCTACACCGACCCGCCGCGCCTGGTGTTCACCCCGACGCTGGACCAGTTCGCCGGGGTCCTGGAACGCGGCTTCCTGCCGTACCTGGGCAACTCCGCGTTCGTCACGGTCGTGTCCACATTGCTGGTGCTGCTGATGGCCGTCCCGGCGGCCTACGCGCTGTCGATCGCGGCGGTTCCGGGCACCCGCGACGCCCTCGGATTCTTCTTGTCCACCAAGATGTTGCCGATCGTCGCGGCGATCATCCCGCTGTACGTGATCTCGCAGAACCTCAAACTGCTGGACAATGTCTGGGCGCTGGTCATCCTCTACACGGCGATGAACCTGCCGCTGGCGATCTGGATGATGCGATCGTTCTTCCTGGAAGTGCCCAAGGAGATGGTGGAGGCCGGACGGGTGGACGGCGCGCCGCTGCCGACGCTGCTGTTCAAGGTCATCCTGCCGGTGGTCGCCCCCGGTATCGCCGCCACCGCACTGATCTGCGTCATCTTCTCCTGGACGGAGTTCTTCTACGCGGTGAACCTGACCGCCGCGCAGGCGGGCACGGTGCCGGTGTTCCTGGTCGGTTTCATCACCAGCGAGGGCCTGTACTGGGCGCAGCTGTCCGCCGCGGCGCTGCTGGCCTCGCTCCCGGTCATGATCATCGGTTGGATCGCCCAGAACCACCTGGTGCGCGGCCTGTCGATGGGTGCCGTGAAGTAG
- a CDS encoding YbaB/EbfC family nucleoid-associated protein: protein MEPHRVDFEALHRAADILDQRAEAIRRARAEHERHRFSGRSGSGRVAATCLGDGTVTEIAIQGGVLSSIFPETVAAEIKDAIGSARSRASEAAVRLCQRVAPEFAGGH from the coding sequence GTGGAACCGCACCGAGTCGATTTCGAGGCGCTGCACCGAGCCGCTGACATTTTGGACCAGCGGGCCGAGGCCATTCGACGGGCACGGGCTGAGCACGAACGGCACCGCTTCAGCGGGCGCTCCGGCTCGGGCCGGGTGGCCGCGACCTGCCTTGGCGACGGGACGGTGACCGAAATCGCGATCCAGGGCGGCGTCCTCAGCAGCATTTTTCCCGAAACGGTCGCGGCGGAGATCAAGGACGCCATCGGCAGTGCTCGGTCGCGGGCGTCCGAGGCCGCCGTGCGGCTGTGCCAGCGGGTGGCGCCGGAGTTCGCGGGTGGGCATTGA
- a CDS encoding YbaB/EbfC family nucleoid-associated protein, whose protein sequence is MNELENLLVEIQRQTAAAKAVGQRLAAETVTEAIGGDLGAVVVNGYGELVDISLEHDKLRYTTEKALGRQVLEALRRAERRSAALRQQAWQPRR, encoded by the coding sequence ATGAACGAACTCGAGAACTTGCTCGTGGAAATCCAGCGGCAGACCGCCGCCGCAAAGGCGGTCGGCCAGCGGCTGGCGGCCGAAACCGTGACGGAGGCCATCGGTGGCGACCTCGGCGCAGTGGTCGTCAACGGATACGGCGAGCTTGTCGACATCAGCCTGGAGCACGACAAACTCCGCTACACCACGGAGAAAGCCCTCGGCCGCCAGGTACTCGAAGCCCTACGTCGGGCGGAGCGCCGCTCTGCGGCCCTACGGCAGCAGGCATGGCAACCACGGAGGTGA